AACCTCGGCGTTGATGTGATCTTCGACGAGGTGGAGAAGGTAGACCTCTCCGAGTGCCCCTACTACGAAGGGCCCTGCAAGTTCTCCGTCATAACGAAGAACGGGAAGGTCTACAAGAGCAGGACGGTGATAGTGGCCGTTGGTGCGGCACCGAGGAAGCTCCACGTTCCGGGGGAGGAAGAGCTCACCGGGAAGGGTGTCTCCTACTGTGCAACCTGCGACGGACCCCTCTTCAAGGGCAAGAGGGTTATAGTAGTGGGCGGTGGGAACACGGCCCTGCAGGAGGCCCTCTACCTCAAGAGCATAGGGGTCGACGTCACCCTCGTCCACAGGCGCGACCAGTTCAGGGCGGATAAGATCCTTCAGGACCGCTTCAGGGAAAGCGGAATCCCGACCATCCTCAACACCGTTGTGACGGAGATAATCGGGAAGGAGAAGGTCGAAGCGGTGAGGCTGAAGAACCGCGTTACGGGTGAGGAGAGCGAGATGAAAGTGGACGGGGTCTTCATCTTCATAGGCTACGAGCCAAAGACCGACTTCGTGAAGCACCTCGGCATCACGGACGAATACGGCTACATCCCCGTGGACATGCACATGCGCACACGGGTAAGGGGCCTCTTTGCCGCGGGGGATATAACCAACGTCTTCAAGCAGATAGCCGTGGCCGTGGGTCAGGGAGCCATAGCGGCCAACTCGGCCAAGGAGCTCCTCGAAGAGTGGAACTCAAAGACCGGGGAGTGACCCCCTCCTTCACCTTTTCGAGTTACCCGGATTCATC
The window above is part of the Thermococcus sp. P6 genome. Proteins encoded here:
- the trxB gene encoding thioredoxin-disulfide reductase, translating into MFSIGGFSRGGEYENKTWDLLIIGAGPAGFTAAIYAARFGLETLIISKDLGGNMALTDVIENYPGFVRISGSELTSRMHEQIKNLGVDVIFDEVEKVDLSECPYYEGPCKFSVITKNGKVYKSRTVIVAVGAAPRKLHVPGEEELTGKGVSYCATCDGPLFKGKRVIVVGGGNTALQEALYLKSIGVDVTLVHRRDQFRADKILQDRFRESGIPTILNTVVTEIIGKEKVEAVRLKNRVTGEESEMKVDGVFIFIGYEPKTDFVKHLGITDEYGYIPVDMHMRTRVRGLFAAGDITNVFKQIAVAVGQGAIAANSAKELLEEWNSKTGE